A segment of the Zingiber officinale cultivar Zhangliang chromosome 8B, Zo_v1.1, whole genome shotgun sequence genome:
catctcccctgtacggcggacaatctgaaacttttctacatcctcatatacctcagtcacatgcggctggaataataacatgtaaataaaacatcaccacgcagtttatataaatataagtaaaccaaagcagtaataccatgactcaaaatcaaccctactcaactacactcgtaaggcttaaatccgatgaactcacctcttctgccgtccaggcagacatgtagtagaataaatccaaatcataccaaaaatccatcaaacgatatgaatccatacaatatccataagtaaaacaatacaagactaaaaacaaagtctgataacgaaactaagataaaataacactCAAGGCTAGCAgaagactagcactacgtgcagattgggactagcgactggaactgctccggacagcctcaacctgaaaatataacaacaatggaggcggggtgagtccaacactcagcaggtacaattgatatgcaaagtaagaaaataacacctagcactaatcatgcgtacagtctcctgatgtaataaagatgaatacaaactgaagtaaacaggagaatactgtactaaccaggacctggcaTAAAGACAAGCAAtctgagaggtatagaaatcctgtatgtatgtcaaacatagatatccaaacaatgtgcagcatataaatgcagcaaacacaaacacaagcaataaatgcatcatgcatatgatgtcaatgtcatggtcacccctgacgccagtcagccaactcacaaccaaaagtgggactgagtgggtagggctgtgacgaccgtgcactctgcatcactactcctgatgagtgaccgagtggacaggatgctgtcggagtacacacatactcctaccccaaatcataaatgggggagcgcaatgctctcatctcccggtacacgatgacggggaggggtccctaacgtgctacacgctgcgtcacactacccatgagcggaccaacggagcaccggaagagcaaactgacgtgctaccacgctgcgtcacgctacccctgagcgtcaacaacggagcaccgaacagtgatgaaactggcgatgtgctcgacaataatggatcaatatatcacacagcatgcagtcatgcgaatggtgcatgacactaagcatggtaatatactaaactaatctatggacatataatgatgtgcaccatagtgaacaaTTCATATCAaagtatactgatcaaataaggtatcaaacctaggtcctgaacatggtgaaacatggttatatcactacccctatgagcatgtgtaatcaggcatataacaacacgaaatgcaaaacaaataatcaatcaagcaggtaacaggtaatcgggtagtgattaactgaaacaaatgaggaacataattaatgcaacttgttaatttcattactatgcatatcaaagacaataagtcaaaagtacccgcctccgataaaatggtccaaatctgactccgagatactcgtctcgcatctAAATCCTGTAATATCACACATATATGGATTTAGCTAATTCCCTTGTATATTTATTTAGCTGACCAACCATTAATCCAAAGGCAACTAGGTTTAACCTAACCCATTTCATAATTACAATGGATTAGGTATCCCCAATTATCTACAATCAAACTGTATCATATAAATACATGAACTAATACCTAACCATGTAAATCCAAATTCTCTTCCGAATGTATCACGATCTAAAATAATCAAGTTacactatgatctacaactaagaccaAAAACCAGTACCTTACCTCAAGTTTCACCATTGCTGTTGCTGCTGGAACAAGGCTACTGGATAAGGTTACTGCTggaagtcaagaaaaatccacgGAATAACTCTTTCCGGCTGAAATCTTCACTGAACAGAACATGAGGAGATCAAGAATCTAACTAAATATAGTATCAGATCCCAAATTCAATCCAGCACTCCCTTACCTACAAGATCGCCGAAGATCAGAGAGTAAGACAAATAAGGATCGGCCACTGACACTAGGGCACAGAGGAAAATGGCATGGATGGTCTGCACGGTGTCCCTGTCAGCTGCACCTTGGCTGGCGTCGGCGACCTGGTGAATCCAATCTAGGGACGGGAGAGGGCAGATCAAGAGAAACCGGTGAGGAAATGCTCTGCCGTGATGTGTCTGTGCGGAGGTGACCGAGGAAAAGAGGGGAAATCGGGCGGAACCGTCGGGTGGAGAATGAAGGTGAAATCCGGCAACAAGGTGGCGATCGGCGTCGACGGCTGTGAACCCAATACTAGAGCACACGGCTGGAGGCTAGGGCTCGGGGTGGTCGGCGCTAGGCCTCGGTCGTCGATTGTGGCGGCGCTGTCACTTGGCGGAAATGGTGGAGCAAtatggctagggcagaggaggagaggggttcggctcggaagagaagagaaggaaaagatgaagaagtggccgaggggtttaaggcttcggcgaggaagaaaccgccgggccggcggttagggcacgctggcggctcgggtgcgcgagggaaggAACAACGCACGGGGAGAAGAGGGCTCGGGCGCAAGGCTTTGACGAGGAGAATAAAAATGAAagataaaggaaaataaaagaaaaaggaaatgtaattataaatatttcctcacttaaatggggtagcctaaacaggcttttctgggccccatttttatccccgttaacttgtccgtacgagctccgaaaaattttcaaaaattccgaaaaattcccttattaatactctcctattttcggtattttacaatatatatatatatatatttatcctaataaatatatattttcttttaaataaataatcatattttttttgtaaaactttaatttatcaaaattgttTAATTTCTTCATTATAATAGTTCTAACAAATTATGTCAGCTTTTGTTGAGGAGAAGTTAAAGGTATTTTTCTACTTTCCttctaaatttattcttttttCACATAGAAGTGGCTTGCCTTGAGAAGTATGCACGCGCGCTTTGGAGCTTTATATAAAGAGGGGTTTAagtatcgacggaggtatgcaatattCACTATTTgtgctacagtcttcttgttgctctgcTTTCCACTTCATCGTcggtaactgacttgagcgtcggagggccaacgtcggaTACCCTTTCCTTGGCTCGGTACTGACGTATTTTGTGTTACAGGTTCGAGCGGAGTCTACAGGCGATTAGCGGGAGCGCCATATCCTCGGCTTTCCATCTCCttcgactttcagacaggattaattcttattaaaatttataattttattctaataaataaatttaatatatttatctatatttttcataagtaaagtgtaaaatctataaattcaatatcaaaactattatttttttatttacaagTTAATTCATGAGCTAACGAGTAGAGTATTGTTTAGCTTGATcttagtttgtttatcttaacgagtctcattaaatgagctcaaacgagtttttatcgaatcgagattCAAATAGCTCATGAgcagcttggctcatttacactcATACTTTTTGCATGGAGGAAGTCAAACATCTAACGAGACATTTTATACCCACTAAGAATTAACCCTAAGAACTATTGGGTAACCACTGAGCCAAGTAACAACTACACCAACCAGTGGGGGCGGCCCATTCTTTTTTTAATTGACACCATGTATCTAGCTCTTCGAACTGACTATTCCTAGGGTAACCGGTCGGGTAAATCATGAAGTGCTTATAGAGGCTCATCCAAATGACTAACATCCTTTGGCTCGCTTTTCATTGAAGGAAAAATCCCCTGTAATACGTCACAGCTGAGATTCAAACTTTAGTTCTTTTGGTTATCCGTTGAAGGACCTAACTATTGTGCTATTGCCTTAGGACGACAACCCATTCATTATTTCTGTAAAGGTTATATGCTGACTCCGAATATCCCCACACGATTAGTCTCACAACTATTTATAGAGAGATAAATTACGAAATCAAGTAAGTCACCCATCATTATTGTAACACAAGGTAATTACACTTATCTAAACGCTCCTCATAGTCCGTCTCCAGATTATGAGAAGTAAGGTAAATCATAGAGCTCGATATAACCGATCATTAAATTAACTAAGATGTACGAGTAGTTTTTTTTCCCAATACATGTatctataaaaattaatttttttttttgacatcaaACGCGAATATATCAATTAGTAATTTCTTTTTCCACCATTAATAACTTTtatcctaatatatatatatatatatatatattatcctaataaatatatattttcttttgaacaaATAATCAGAGAAGTTAAAGGTATTTTTCTACTTTCCttctaaatttattctttttCCACATAGAATGCcatgaattttatttataattatttaaaatatgtgCGTGTTTTCCAAAAAGGATCCAAACCTATGTATAAATTGAAATCATGTGTCAACTATGTTAGGGTTTTGTTTCATTTTGCATTCGGGCGGCCGAAGGGGAGGAGCAGCCAGCGAGAGCGAGATgaagacgatcctttcgtcgCAGACGATGGATATACCCGAGGGGATCACCGTGAAGGTGGACGCCAAGATCGTGGAGGTGGAAGGCCCCCGCGGAAAGCTCACCCGCAACTTCAAGCACCTCAACCTCGACTTCGCTCTCCTCGACGGCGGTAAGAAGCTGAAAGTGGAGGCGTGGTTTGGTTCGCGCAAGACCATGGCGGCCATTCGCACCGCCATCAGCCACATCCAAAACTTGATTACCGGTGTCACCAAGGGATACCGCTACAAGATGCGTCTCGTCTACGCTCATTTTCCCATCAACGCTTCCATCCCCAACAATTCCGACTCCATTGAGATCAGGAACTTCCTCGGGGAGAAAAAGGTCCGACCTTGCTTAATTACGCGCCCTGTGTTTTCTATCCGTTTCGTCCTTTACTTTTTCTGCTTTGTTTGGGTTGTCATGGAAAAGTTCTCAACTTGCCCGAAGTAATCATCATAAAATTCATTAGTTCTTGAAGAGCCAGCTCCGAATTCACATGCACTTAGAACTCGTTTCCCTTTTTGTCTCGCAAAGTTAGCATTTTTTATTGCGGATAAAGATTTTCTATAAGATATCATGCGGCAATAGTTTCTGACGTTTTCTAGTTATTTATCTCCTGGATCGGATTGGCAAAATGATGGTATTGTGCAAAATCTTGTTAACAGTTTAGAGTCTTTAACATGTTTTAACAGATTTGATTCTTAGAATCTGTAGTAGTGATGGAAATTGTTCTCAGTTCCCTTTTGGACTGTGGAGAGACATGATTTTGCAAATCAAGATGGAAATTTATCCAACTACCACTGCCAATTCAAAAAGGATTCGTGCCTTCCTGAATAGTGTGTTTCTGTTTTTGTCTTGCTGTTGTTGCAGGTGCGAAAAGTTGATATGCTTGAAGGTGTGAAGATTTCTCGGTCTGAAAAGGTGAAGGATGAGCTAATCCTCGATGGAAATGATGTCGAACTCGTCTCTCGCTCCGCAGCCTTGATCAACCAGGTCTGTTTATTGCTCTGGCAATGCAAACTTTAGGCCTCGGTAGTTAAACAACACAATTAACCTTTAAGTTTGTTTTGCAAGGGCAATCAACTAATAGTATGTCAACTTTTTTAAACAAACAATCCTCCATGATCAAGTCATACATACTAGCTTAGCATACTTATAATTTATCAGAGTTAATACATAATTGTTATGGTATTAACACTATTTCATACTTGACAGAAATGCCATGTGAAGAACAAGGATATAAGGAAGTTCTTGGACGGTATCTACGTTAGCGAGAAGGGAACGATTGCTGAAGAAGCTTAGTTGTTTTGAAGCAGCGAGAAAGCTAGTAGGAAGACTGTTAAATTTTATATTACAAAATTTGGTTGGTTTGGTTAGTTTGGTCTATATTGTGTTTCTATGGAACCCCATGGTTGCTCTGGCTTTTCTTCGAGTTCAAGATATTTAGCTGTGGAGACACTCATATTTTTTTGGCCCTCAGGTCTGATTCTATTGAATTAAATTTGCTGcatttaaatgtaatttgttagcTCATATCTCGAATGATTTGGTTCTTGGGGCGGAGAAAAGTTTGATTTAGGGTTTAGTGGATGTAAATGAATTAATTGTTCCGGAACACATTTAATGTTTGGTTTAGCCAGAGTTtcaagtttaaataaaaaaaataagtgaaGTTTGAATTATGATTTTAATGACTAGTTCGACACAATTTGACTCAGATTACTTAATAGTTTAGTTTGAATGCCACAAATCTTATTATGTTATCAATGGCTTAGGGGTTGTTTGGTTGGTGAGTTTGGGAATGAGTAAATGGATAGTAAAAGATTGTATTTGAATTGTGGATTtaggaataataattttgaaatgatttttagatTTACGAGAATTAGTCAAATTCATATAATTAGATGAatctcatttttatttttattttcattttattttactaTCAAACCTTACTCGTAATCATTCCAACCATTTAATcaaatatcataattttttttaacgaaTTTCCCATACGGGGCCGTGTTCTTTTaacaaactttttttttaatgccCCATCCACGACTTTTTTAAGGGTCTAATTATGTTATCAATTGGCTTTAAAAAACTatataattttcaataaaaaaggATGCATAGATATGCTGGTAGATTACCATTGCCAAATGGAAATGAAAAATGATTACAGTTTACAAATTACAAATCAAGATCCACATTCAAATGGAGATGCACGCAAGAAAGTAGAAAGAAGAATGAATTTGGAAGAGAACACACATGAATTTTTAAGCTTAGCAAGCTCAAGCATCAGCGCCTTTCTGGAGAGCTCTCTCCAGACGCACTTCAAATGGAGTCGTGTGGCAGTTCACGGCCTTATCCTGAAATAACCTAACAGAAAACGTTGAATTTTAGCATGCATGTTATCGATCTGTAATTGATCTGTGTTTGGCGAACTTACCTCTCTGTATTTGCTGGTAGTGTTCGGAATCCCTTTGGCAAGTCTGCTTGAAGGAGGACGAGAAGAAGCGGTGTCTTCTCCTGGGTTCTCGCAGCTCCAGTACCTGCCGACTGTGCCCAGAATTGGAATCTCATCCGCCGGAGGGCTCTTGCACGGGGAAGATGTCATCGACGATTGCTTGATGTCTTTGATGGTTAATGCGCCTAAAATCGGTCGGTCCTCTCGGCTGAACGACGAGTTCGACAGGTGAGAATTGCTCGGCTGAGGCGTCTCCGCGGTCGAATTGCCCAGGGAGGAGGGTAGCCAGTTCGAGAGGCTGCCGTCCACCGAAACCTCCTGTTTAGGAACTTGAGGCTTCTTCTTCACCTTGATCTCTGGCTCGTTGCCGAGGTTTTGTTTGTCGGGATTCTTCGCCGGCGACGCGCGCACCTTGATTTCCTTCCACTGGGAGAGGTTCTCGATGGGGTTGAGCACTGAATGAACGAACTGGCTCCGGTCGCGCGTGCCGCCGCCGCCTCCGGCGGCGGGAATCGACTGCTTACCTAGGAGAGGTGCGGATGCAGAGTCGAGTTGACGACTACTGACCTCCTCGTGTAAACCTTGCGGATCCTTGTCGAGTGGTAGAGAAAAGAAGGAATCGTAGGACTCTTCCTCGTTTCCTTGGATCCCGATCTCGAAATCACTGTCaaattcatcttcatcttctccaGATTCACAGCCGCGGTCATCGTCGCTGCTCTCACAGTTCTCGTACCTATGATTCGAGGGGAATGCTCCCGACTTTGGATAAGATTCGTCTTTGTTCCCTTTGGCCGgcttctcttcctcctcatcgTCCTCATCGGAAGGAACGCGTTCATACGTCTTGACGTTTAAATCGAAGGTCACCTTCTTCCTGCCGCCGCCTCCGGCGTTCTCCTTCTCTACATTCTCCCTGCCAAACAATTCACGCCTAAATCGACGGCAATAGCACTGCAATACTCTCAAGAAAAGAACCACAttactttttcttcttcttctccaccggaaGAGCGACCGCAACAGAAACCACTTCCTCCGGAGGGAAAAGCTCCGGCGCGCTGGGATTGGGGGAGATCTGCTTCGCCGAGGGGATCGGATGAAGGCAGCTTTCGCTCACCTGTAAGAAATCCCTCGTCACGAAAAAGCAACTGCAAAACCTAGGAAGCGATCAAGGAAAGCATACCCGGCGCTCACGGGACGGCGATCTCCTAGGCGATCGACGGCGCTTCCGATCCTTGGGGCCCTTGAAGCAGCGAAGAAAGCAACCCATGGGGAGCAGCGACCGAGATCTCTTTCTCTCTATACGGCGGCTCCGGAGAGGAGGAGCTTAAAGCTTCTCCATGGGAGCAGATCGAAgccgagaggaggaagagagaaacAGGGTGAATCAAAGAGGAGGAATGAAAACGGGCAAGAAAAAGTGGGGATCGGGATCGCTGTGGTTTTGAATATGACCGTTAGAAAGAGAGGAGGGCCGCGATGGGGCAACCTAAGTTAATTTGTCTAAAACCcactcgttttttttttttttcattttactaTATACTTTTGTGGCAAGTTATTTTGTTCTATAGAAGGCCTTCATTCGTTTGAATCCAATTTGTGATGTATTGTAAGATTTTTTTATGGGATGATAATTCTAAAAATATTGATTGTTTGGATgaatttttatgagtattttt
Coding sequences within it:
- the LOC122017774 gene encoding 60S ribosomal protein L9-like, whose translation is MKTILSSQTMDIPEGITVKVDAKIVEVEGPRGKLTRNFKHLNLDFALLDGGKKLKVEAWFGSRKTMAAIRTAISHIQNLITGVTKGYRYKMRLVYAHFPINASIPNNSDSIEIRNFLGEKKVRKVDMLEGVKISRSEKVKDELILDGNDVELVSRSAALINQKCHVKNKDIRKFLDGIYVSEKGTIAEEA
- the LOC122014393 gene encoding uncharacterized protein LOC122014393 isoform X1; the protein is MGCFLRCFKGPKDRKRRRSPRRSPSRERRVSESCLHPIPSAKQISPNPSAPELFPPEEVVSVAVALPVEKKKKKENVEKENAGGGGRKKVTFDLNVKTYERVPSDEDDEEEEKPAKGNKDESYPKSGAFPSNHRYENCESSDDDRGCESGEDEDEFDSDFEIGIQGNEEESYDSFFSLPLDKDPQGLHEEVSSRQLDSASAPLLGKQSIPAAGGGGGTRDRSQFVHSVLNPIENLSQWKEIKVRASPAKNPDKQNLGNEPEIKVKKKPQVPKQEVSVDGSLSNWLPSSLGNSTAETPQPSNSHLSNSSFSREDRPILGALTIKDIKQSSMTSSPCKSPPADEIPILGTVGRYWSCENPGEDTASSRPPSSRLAKGIPNTTSKYREDKAVNCHTTPFEVRLERALQKGADA
- the LOC122014393 gene encoding uncharacterized protein LOC122014393 isoform X2, translated to MGCFLRCFKGPKDRKRRRSPRRSPSRERRVSESCLHPIPSAKQISPNPSAPELFPPEEVVSVAVALPVEKKKKKENVEKENAGGGGRKKVTFDLNVKTYERVPSDEDDEEEEKPAKGNKDESYPKSGAFPSNHRYENCESSDDDRGCESGEDEDEFDSDFEIGIQGNEEESYDSFFSLPLDKDPQGLHEEVSSRQLDSASAPLLGKQSIPAAGGGGGTRDRSQFVHSVLNPIENLSQWKEIKVRASPAKNPDKQNLGNEPEIKVKKKPQVPKQEVSVDGSLSNWLPSSLGNSTAETPQPSNSHLSNSSFSREDRPILGALTIKDIKQSSMTSSPCKSPPADEIPILGTVGRYWSCENPGEDTASSRPPSSRLAKGIPNTTSKYREVISG